In Runella sp. SP2, the genomic window TTGGATTTTAGCTGTTTGCAAAACTCAAATCCATCCATGCGGGGCATCATCAAATCGCTGATGACGATATCAGGTACAAATTCAGTGGCTTTTTCGAGTCCTTCCTGCCCATCGCAGGCTTCAATAACTTGGTAAGCCTCTTCAAAGACCGTCCGAATGTAAGCCCTTAAATCATCGTTGTCTTCTACAATGAGTAAAAGAGGCTCATCATTTCCTAAGGAGGATTCTTGGCTGTTTTCTATTGCTCTTTTTTCAATCGTTTCTGTTTTAGTGCCAAATCTGTTCAACACTTCTTCAGTAGATAAATCTGATGAATCGGCAAGAGGGACAAGAGGTATTGTTACCTTAAAAGTGGTGCCTACGCCCTGTTGGCTTTCCACCTGAATAGTCCCTTTCAAGAGATTGACTAGTTCTTTGACCAGCGCCAAACCAATGCCCGTTCCTTCGTAATTACGTTTTGTAGAACTGTCAATTTGGTAAAAGCGGTCGAATATTTTATTCAATTTCTCAGGATCAATGCCAATGCCGCTGTCCGAAATGGTAATTACAGCCCCCGTCCCCCCGCCCCCGATGGGAGAGCTGTATTCTACAGACATCTCAATACGCCCCCCATTTTCGCTAAATTTAAACGCATTGGAGAGCAAATTAATAATGATTTTCTCCATTTTATCGGCGTCAAAATTGGCGAGGACTTTTGGCTGATTTTGATGAATCAAGAACGTGATACTTCGGTTTTCTGCCAGCGATTGAAAGGAGCTCCCCAACAACTGGATAAACCTCGCAATGTCGCCCGGTTGAAGATTAACCTGCATTTGACGGGCATCGAGTTTTCCTAAATCCAGCAGTTGATTGATTAATTCCAACAAACGCTGTGCATTGCGTTGCATCATCGGAAAGCGAGTATCTCGGGCGTAATCCTTTACTATTTGTTCCATAGGCCCCAAAATCAAGGTGAGGGGCGTCCGAAATTCGTGCGAAATATTGGTAAAAAACTGCGTTTTCAATTGGTCGAGTTCAGCCAGACGTTCGGTTTCTTTGTCTTTAAAACGTATTTCTTCCTGTAATCGAAAGCGGTTCAACTGATTTTGATACACCCGATAAATGACGTAGGAAATAACACTCAGGTACAACAAGTAAGCCCACCAAGTACGGTAAAAAGGCGGGTTAACCCGAATCTCCAACGCAATGGGCTGGCTCCAGACTTCTCCGTTGGTACTTCCCTGCACCCGAAAAGTATAGCTCCCGCTTGGCAACTGCGTAAAATTGGCAAATCGGGTAGTACCCGTTTCTACCCAATTGCCATCAATTCCTTCCAGTTGATAGCGAAATCGATTTTTAACGGGATTGCTAAAGTCCATGATGCCAAATTCAAGACTAACCTGATTTTCGTCATGAGCCAGTTGGAGCGAAGGCAAAAATTCAATGGCTTTCTCCAAAATATTGTTGTCATCGCCTGGAACTACGGCTTTATTGTTTACTTTTAATCCGATGATTTTAATAATTGGCGGTTTTTGTATGCTTCCCATGGCCGATGGGCGAAAGCTCGTAACACCGTTTACCCCTCCAAACAATAACTCGCCCGAAGGCGCTTTGAAATACGAATTGGTGTTAAACTCATCATCCTGCAACCCGTCTGATTTATTGAAATTAGTACAAATCAATGATTTTGGGTTTAGCCGTGCAATACCTCGATTGGTACTGACCCACAGGCTTTTATCTTCTCCTTCCAAGATACCATAGACGACTTTATTGGGTAACCCTTGGGCTTCGGTAAAATGTTCAAATATCCCAAGTTGCTTATTCAAACGCTCCAAACCACCTCCTTTGGTGCTTACCCACAGGTACTTGTCAGGAAGAAATGGGTCATCTATCATTCCCGAAACAAAATCTTCACTCAAACTACGGCGGTCGGTTTTGCTGTTTTTATAGAGTGAAAAGACAGGAGAGGTTTGTGGATGTTCGGCCTTAATAAGTCCTTTTTGCGTACCAATCCACAGCGTATGCTGCTTGTCCTGATACAAAGCAAATGTTTCAACAGCGGCACCACTTTTGGGCAACAGTGAATGATAGCTGAAAACTTGAAACTGCTCAGTTGTGGGGTTAAATTTTATCAAGTTCCCTTCCGTATGGCCAATCCATATATTTTCTGCACTGTCTTGCAAGAGCTTAAAACTTCCGCTTTTCAATTCGTTGAGCGGAGGGAGAGGATACTCCTTGATTAACTGCCAATCAACCGAATATTTCTTCAAACTTCGGTTGACTTTAGTCCCTACCCGACCTAGCAACCAGAAATCGTTGTGTTTGTCCTGAAGCAGAACATCATGACCCTGCGTAAATACGTAGGTCACATTGGAAATAGGCTTTAGCCTATTTGCCAGTTTATCCAATTCATAAAAATGGTAAGATGGGCGGTAATTACCGTGTACATACACCCTTCCCTGCTGGTCCTGATAAAGCGAAGAAGGGGAGTGTTGAGGCAGAAAAGAGTGGAATTGCTTGATGCGCGGATTAAACTTGAGCAGTCCGTATCCGCCGGTAGCTACCCATACGTTACCATTTTGGTCTTTGAATAATTGGTTAATGATGTCTTTTTCGGGCGGCAGTTGGGCAAAGGCATTTTGCGGCGTGAGTTCATTTAATTGGAGAAGTTCATTGACTTTGAAAATCCATACATATTTCTGGTTGCAGATGGCAATAGTGCCGTCCTGAAAAATATTGACAACTATTCGCTGGTTTGAAGGAGTTTTAAAGGTGATTTTTTTAACAAAAGTCCCTTTAATACAGAGTAACACATCCGTTCCTAAGAACCAAAATCGTTTCTCCGCATCTCGAATCACATTTGCCCATGGCGCGTCAGTTTTTACGTTTTTAATGGATAAAAATTCCGGTTCAGATTGATAAATAGTTTCTGAATACCTAAACTCGATGCTTGTTTTATCAAATACAAAATCGGGGACTGCTGTTTTTTTTGACGGAACGCCGCCCGACGGAACGCCGCCCGAAACAGTTTGAACCCAATCGGAGAAGTCGTTTTGTGGAGGGTAAAATTGCTTGGGAATAATTTTAAAAAGCTTTCCTACCTGACTTGTAATAATCCAAATCGCGCCAGCTTTATCTTCTTTTAGATAAGAAATTTCATAATTCCCTGCATTGGTAAGCTGTTTATCAATGATATTGGCGTGATAAAACCGATGCGTTTGAGGGTCATAGAGATTCAAACCATCTTTTTGGGTACCCACCCAAATTCGCCCTTGGGTATCTTCCAGTAAGGCAGTACAGGTATTTCCCGAAATGCTAAACGGATTGTAAGGATTATGAGTAAAAACGTTGAAATTATAACCATCGTACCGATTTAATCCATCTTTCGTGGCAAACCATAAAAAGCCCTGGCGGTCTTGAATGAGGTCATAAATCATCCCCTGTGAGAGACCGTCAGAAATAGTAATCTCTTGCCACCCGTTGGTTTGGGCAAGCAGCGAAAAAGGAAAAAACAGAAAAATCCAAAATCTCATTTTCGGGTTCACTTTCAAATTCAAAATAACGAAAATTTAATCGATTCTAACTAGCTAGCTTTGTAAAATCGCTTCGTAAAATTTACTAACGACATAAAAAAACGGACGACTCCCGCCTTGGGAATCGCCCGTTTCTGTACTGCTAGTTGTCTGTATTCGACAGCTAAATCGGTCTTTTATTACTGAATTTTCAACACTTTCAAGGTTGCCTGTTTGTCAGGCGTGGTTACCTTCAAGAAATACATTCCCGTTGGCAACTCACTCACCCCAAACTCCTCTTGGTGCGTGTTCGTCTCAGGTCTAAATTGACGACTCAACACCTCACGACCCGCAGCATCAGTCAATGTAGTCTGCACCATTTGCCCCTTGCTGTCTTGCACTTTCAAACGCAGAATGTTGGTGACGGGGTTAGGGAGAACAGTGGCGAAGGCTCCGTTATCGGTTAGCTGTTTTCCGTTATCCGACCCTTGCACTTTGCCTTTTGCCATTTCTCTCGCTGCGCCTACGCCTACCCCGTCTTTCGACTGGATTCTGAACCAATATTCTTGGTACGCCAGCACATTCCCTTGAGGCTTCCGCGTCGAGGGATAAATACTTCCCCAACCCTTCATGTCCCAATAACGAATACTCAATTTGTACAAGCCTTTTGGTAAACCTGAATCATAAACATTTCCTCCCGCACCATTGTCGGCGTAGAAACCATACGCGGGGTGGTTGGGGCCGTATAGCTCCGTCCAACCCTCGCGGTTGGCATACATAAAGTAGGGCGCATTATTCTCGTGCGTGTTGAAGGAGCGAATCACGCCCATCTCAGGCGTCGCCAACATATCGAACGTCAACGAACCCGTCGTCCCCAGTCCACACGCATCCGCATGAATCGTCCAATAACGAGGTGCCATTTTATTCACATTCTCAACGTAGTACAACGTCGGAGACTGCTGCGTGCTTTGATCTAACTCTGGCCCGCCATCGGCAGTAATAAATTGACTACTCCACGCCGCGCGGTCGTTAATCTTTGTCGCCGACTTAGACTCTCCAATGTTGATCAAACTCACCACAAATGCCTTCCAAGATACCTCTTTACGGTTACTCTCAGCACTCTGACATCCGCCCTCAAAAACGCACTTCGCCCAGTAACTCTGCTTCGTTACGTTGCTAAATGCTACCTCAAAACTTGGCGTAGTTACCCCTGTGTTCCAGCTCGTTGTACTTCCTGCTGGACAGTTGGCCGAAACCGTCACCGTTGTTCCTGTACACACCACATCTTGCGATGCCGTCACCAAAGGCGCTACATGGACTGGTATCACCGTAAACGTCACTACATTACTCTTCTCACTCAAACAGCCATTTTCGGCCTGACAACGAGCGTAGTACGACGTCGTTTCACTCGGCGTTTGGACGGGAAGCGTTGACAGAGAGACGTTGGTTGAAGCATTGTACCAGATGGTCGTCAAACTTCCACAACTTGTACTGCCACTGAAAGATAATGGCGTTCCACAACCACTCGTCACATTCAGGCTTGCCACAGGTACTTGAGACAAACTTGTAATGCGCAAACGAATTACACCCGATTCCGTCTCTACACACGA contains:
- a CDS encoding two-component regulator propeller domain-containing protein, with product MRFWIFLFFPFSLLAQTNGWQEITISDGLSQGMIYDLIQDRQGFLWFATKDGLNRYDGYNFNVFTHNPYNPFSISGNTCTALLEDTQGRIWVGTQKDGLNLYDPQTHRFYHANIIDKQLTNAGNYEISYLKEDKAGAIWIITSQVGKLFKIIPKQFYPPQNDFSDWVQTVSGGVPSGGVPSKKTAVPDFVFDKTSIEFRYSETIYQSEPEFLSIKNVKTDAPWANVIRDAEKRFWFLGTDVLLCIKGTFVKKITFKTPSNQRIVVNIFQDGTIAICNQKYVWIFKVNELLQLNELTPQNAFAQLPPEKDIINQLFKDQNGNVWVATGGYGLLKFNPRIKQFHSFLPQHSPSSLYQDQQGRVYVHGNYRPSYHFYELDKLANRLKPISNVTYVFTQGHDVLLQDKHNDFWLLGRVGTKVNRSLKKYSVDWQLIKEYPLPPLNELKSGSFKLLQDSAENIWIGHTEGNLIKFNPTTEQFQVFSYHSLLPKSGAAVETFALYQDKQHTLWIGTQKGLIKAEHPQTSPVFSLYKNSKTDRRSLSEDFVSGMIDDPFLPDKYLWVSTKGGGLERLNKQLGIFEHFTEAQGLPNKVVYGILEGEDKSLWVSTNRGIARLNPKSLICTNFNKSDGLQDDEFNTNSYFKAPSGELLFGGVNGVTSFRPSAMGSIQKPPIIKIIGLKVNNKAVVPGDDNNILEKAIEFLPSLQLAHDENQVSLEFGIMDFSNPVKNRFRYQLEGIDGNWVETGTTRFANFTQLPSGSYTFRVQGSTNGEVWSQPIALEIRVNPPFYRTWWAYLLYLSVISYVIYRVYQNQLNRFRLQEEIRFKDKETERLAELDQLKTQFFTNISHEFRTPLTLILGPMEQIVKDYARDTRFPMMQRNAQRLLELINQLLDLGKLDARQMQVNLQPGDIARFIQLLGSSFQSLAENRSITFLIHQNQPKVLANFDADKMEKIIINLLSNAFKFSENGGRIEMSVEYSSPIGGGGTGAVITISDSGIGIDPEKLNKIFDRFYQIDSSTKRNYEGTGIGLALVKELVNLLKGTIQVESQQGVGTTFKVTIPLVPLADSSDLSTEEVLNRFGTKTETIEKRAIENSQESSLGNDEPLLLIVEDNDDLRAYIRTVFEEAYQVIEACDGQEGLEKATEFVPDIVISDLMMPRMDGFEFCKQLKSNEKTSHIPVVMLTAKATLEDRLEGFDLGADEYLVKPFNASEIKARVRNLIKIREKLRELFRQEVIELKPTEVKVNSMDKVFIQKAKMVIDKHISKSEFDVVQFAEEMNMAPVQLRRKLKALTNQTAIEFVRHYRLQRAADLLTQKAGTVSDIAFGVGFENLSYFARVFQEKYGVLPSDYPD